In Leucobacter insecticola, one DNA window encodes the following:
- a CDS encoding methionine aminopeptidase — MSKRDWGIEDPAETYWYNTRTGEVEDGPQSLSVDRVGPFQSREEAANAQEIIAERARQWAEEDARED, encoded by the coding sequence ATGAGCAAACGTGACTGGGGTATCGAGGATCCCGCCGAAACCTACTGGTACAACACCCGCACCGGCGAGGTGGAGGACGGCCCGCAGTCGCTCTCGGTAGACCGTGTTGGGCCGTTTCAGAGCCGGGAAGAGGCCGCAAACGCGCAGGAAATCATCGCGGAACGGGCGCGGCAATGGGCCGAAGAGGACGCACGGGAGGACTAG
- the map gene encoding type I methionyl aminopeptidase yields the protein MPFDAQGFLVPGSLPAARTVPGTIARPPYVGLSVPPPYAGDNTYTESEIEKIRISGAIASRALDAVAEVVRPGVTTAELDRVAHESVVAAGAYPSTLGYRGYRASSCTSVNEVICHGIPDDTVLREGDIVNVDVTAYLDGFHGDTNRTFRVGAVPEEIDLLVERTHEAMMRGIKAARPGRAVNVIGRVIETYAKRFGYGVVRDFTGHGVGSSFHSGLIIPHYDSAPAYADVIRPGMVFTVEPMLTLGTHEWDQWDDGWTVTTRDRSVTAQFEHTIVVREDGFEILTLSE from the coding sequence ATGCCATTCGACGCACAGGGGTTTCTTGTTCCAGGATCATTGCCGGCAGCGCGGACGGTGCCCGGCACCATCGCGCGGCCGCCGTATGTGGGGCTCAGCGTCCCGCCGCCGTATGCCGGCGACAATACGTACACGGAGAGTGAGATCGAAAAGATCCGAATCTCGGGAGCGATCGCATCCCGCGCGCTCGACGCCGTCGCGGAGGTGGTGCGCCCTGGAGTGACCACGGCCGAGCTCGACCGTGTCGCTCACGAATCGGTGGTCGCCGCTGGCGCCTACCCCTCCACACTCGGGTACCGCGGATACCGGGCGTCAAGCTGCACCTCCGTCAATGAGGTGATTTGTCACGGGATTCCCGACGACACCGTGCTGCGCGAGGGCGACATCGTGAACGTCGACGTCACCGCATATCTCGACGGTTTCCACGGCGACACGAACCGCACCTTCCGCGTGGGCGCGGTCCCGGAAGAGATTGATCTGCTCGTCGAACGCACGCACGAGGCGATGATGCGCGGGATCAAGGCCGCTCGTCCGGGCCGTGCGGTCAACGTGATTGGCCGCGTCATCGAGACCTACGCGAAGCGCTTCGGCTATGGCGTGGTGCGTGATTTTACCGGGCACGGTGTCGGATCTTCGTTCCACAGCGGGCTGATCATCCCCCACTATGACTCGGCCCCCGCCTACGCAGACGTGATTCGGCCGGGCATGGTGTTCACGGTGGAGCCGATGCTGACCCTCGGCACGCACGAGTGGGATCAGTGGGACGACGGCTGGACCGTGACCACGCGGGATCGCTCCGTGACCGCGCAGTTCGAACACACCATCGTGGTGCGTGAAGACGGTTTCGAGATCCTGACTCTGTCGGAGTAG
- a CDS encoding FRG domain-containing protein: MVKSNECERRSTDLVPEDDNDGSGGPKPGTSDDSVQPDEEAPNTYRSEAAQKSETENDNSSSVSAQEIAARIASANQFSHLMPTVGNKAWNDALSAALSGPAKEAAARIASANQFSHLMPTVGNKAWNDALSAALSGPAKEAAARIASANQFSHLMPTVGNKAWNDALSAALSGPAHEIAAKIASANEFNHWAIDDANTVWNDEVRNSLTPATREAADRISKSSLGWLQNYSGQTLEPALYARVARELANESFDSPESDYEPIRFESYPEDKVSTPAAIFERFEVTVESLSELMTQLDELTRRLAPLTVTWRGQANANWGLHSTLHREVRRAKEPIGEGLHQTANTIPTEREIVAAERYLLADVGARWRLGSSPAVETLARMQHRGIPTRLLDATRNPLLALWFAVTDPETAETDARLIAVAHRAVSQIDDSQAKEIDKAFWSEQYPFWFDFSSPKHRVTGAWGTGTRLREVIPPDYDKRILAQNAVFLLDGAPAITESVLERYNEIVDGDWRATDIAASMSVVLAPCDPSKTLANPDSDLSLTYSFRIPARLKEPIRETLKRTYGLDWETIYPDMEGIKGFLEGEPEWFSHVRETYL, encoded by the coding sequence ATGGTAAAGAGCAATGAATGTGAACGGAGGTCGACGGACTTGGTACCGGAAGACGACAATGATGGCTCAGGTGGACCCAAACCAGGAACCAGCGATGACTCCGTTCAGCCGGACGAAGAAGCACCGAATACTTATCGGTCAGAGGCGGCGCAGAAAAGCGAGACCGAGAACGACAACTCCTCGTCTGTCTCCGCCCAAGAGATCGCCGCGAGGATCGCGAGCGCGAACCAGTTCAGCCACCTCATGCCAACTGTCGGGAACAAAGCTTGGAATGACGCGCTAAGTGCTGCATTGTCTGGCCCAGCCAAAGAGGCCGCCGCGAGGATCGCGAGCGCGAACCAGTTCAGCCACCTCATGCCAACTGTCGGGAACAAAGCTTGGAATGACGCGCTAAGTGCTGCATTGTCTGGCCCAGCCAAAGAGGCCGCCGCGAGGATCGCGAGCGCGAACCAGTTCAGCCACCTCATGCCAACTGTCGGGAACAAAGCTTGGAATGACGCACTAAGTGCCGCATTGTCTGGCCCAGCCCATGAGATCGCCGCAAAGATAGCCAGTGCAAACGAGTTCAACCACTGGGCGATCGACGATGCGAATACGGTCTGGAACGATGAAGTTCGAAACTCGCTCACCCCAGCGACCAGGGAGGCCGCCGACCGGATTAGCAAGTCATCTCTCGGCTGGCTTCAAAATTATTCCGGGCAAACGCTCGAACCAGCATTGTATGCCCGCGTTGCTCGCGAGTTAGCTAATGAATCGTTCGACTCGCCTGAGTCGGACTATGAACCAATAAGATTCGAAAGCTACCCCGAAGACAAGGTGAGCACACCTGCGGCAATCTTTGAACGGTTCGAGGTAACTGTGGAATCGCTCTCAGAACTCATGACGCAACTCGATGAACTCACCCGCAGGCTCGCCCCGCTCACTGTTACGTGGAGAGGGCAAGCGAACGCGAACTGGGGCTTGCACTCTACACTTCATCGTGAGGTGCGTAGGGCAAAGGAACCCATTGGTGAAGGTCTACACCAGACCGCCAACACCATACCAACGGAGCGGGAAATCGTCGCCGCTGAGCGGTATCTTCTTGCAGATGTGGGTGCTCGGTGGAGACTCGGTAGCTCTCCTGCGGTCGAGACGCTGGCGAGAATGCAGCATCGTGGAATCCCTACCAGGTTGCTCGACGCCACTAGAAACCCGCTGCTCGCGCTCTGGTTTGCTGTCACAGACCCAGAAACCGCAGAGACTGATGCCCGACTCATTGCTGTAGCCCACCGCGCAGTTTCTCAAATCGACGATTCGCAAGCCAAAGAAATAGACAAGGCTTTCTGGTCCGAACAGTACCCATTTTGGTTTGATTTTAGCTCTCCAAAACATCGAGTCACGGGTGCATGGGGGACCGGGACCCGGCTTCGGGAAGTCATTCCACCCGACTACGACAAGCGCATTTTGGCGCAAAACGCTGTGTTTCTTCTCGATGGAGCACCAGCGATTACGGAATCGGTTCTTGAACGTTATAACGAGATTGTCGATGGAGATTGGCGGGCGACAGACATAGCTGCGTCTATGTCTGTCGTGTTAGCCCCCTGCGACCCCAGCAAGACTCTTGCCAACCCCGATAGCGACCTGTCTCTTACCTACAGCTTCCGGATACCGGCCAGGCTGAAGGAGCCCATTCGAGAGACTCTAAAGCGTACATACGGCTTAGATTGGGAGACAATCTATCCAGATATGGAAGGAATCAAAGGGTTTCTCGAAGGAGAACCAGAATGGTTCTCTCACGTTAGAGAGACGTACCTGTGA
- a CDS encoding zinc ribbon domain-containing protein: protein MKASTRQQRLLLDLQDLDTLLARLRRQRATLPERTELEGLGSEHAAARDGFMRAQRELDTQRGELERIESDVATVQQRRDRDTEMLSSSTSSKEAQALQSELETLTRRQSELEDRELEIMEVLETAQAAFDEATQLLEGVDARRAEVTARLEAAERELDARIAAQSEERASVAAELQRDLLDLYEELRGRIGIGAARLRGNVSEGNNMALAPAELSDIRATAPDELVFCPGSGAILVRDYEE from the coding sequence ATGAAGGCCAGCACACGCCAGCAGAGACTCCTGCTTGATCTCCAAGACCTCGACACTCTGCTGGCGCGGCTGCGCAGACAGCGCGCCACACTTCCCGAACGTACCGAACTTGAGGGGCTTGGATCAGAGCATGCGGCAGCCCGCGACGGCTTTATGCGGGCGCAGCGCGAGCTTGATACGCAGCGTGGCGAGCTCGAACGGATCGAGTCCGACGTTGCGACCGTGCAGCAGCGCAGGGATCGCGATACCGAGATGCTCAGCTCCAGCACCTCAAGCAAAGAGGCCCAGGCGCTGCAATCGGAACTGGAAACGCTGACGCGTCGGCAGTCCGAGCTTGAGGATCGCGAGCTCGAGATCATGGAGGTATTGGAGACCGCGCAGGCCGCCTTTGACGAAGCAACTCAGCTACTGGAAGGTGTTGACGCGCGTCGCGCAGAGGTCACCGCGCGGCTCGAAGCGGCTGAGCGAGAACTCGACGCAAGGATCGCAGCGCAGTCCGAGGAACGCGCGAGTGTCGCCGCGGAGCTACAGCGCGACCTGCTCGATCTGTACGAAGAGCTTCGCGGCCGGATTGGAATTGGCGCGGCGCGACTGCGTGGCAACGTGTCTGAAGGTAACAACATGGCGCTCGCTCCTGCCGAGCTCAGCGACATCCGTGCCACCGCACCCGATGAGCTGGTGTTTTGCCCGGGCAGCGGCGCGATCCTGGTGCGCGACTACGAAGAGTAG
- a CDS encoding methionine ABC transporter permease, whose product MEQLFALFESGKFLEATFQTLLYVLVAMGLGGGIGLILGVCLTVTRQGGILPSPPTYWVLNFLVNFFRPIPFVLLIFALQPLARAVIGTGIGDPMAMFALAFAASFGIARLVEQNLLTVSPGVIEAARAMGAGPLRTILTVLIPEGLGPLVLGYTFAFIAVVDMTAMAGIIGGGGLGNFAMQYGFRQFNPWVTWSAVLLIIVIVQLVQVLGNAIARKLLRR is encoded by the coding sequence ATGGAACAACTCTTTGCTCTGTTTGAAAGTGGAAAGTTTCTCGAGGCGACCTTTCAAACCCTCTTGTACGTGCTCGTCGCGATGGGCCTCGGTGGCGGCATTGGTTTGATCCTGGGCGTGTGTCTGACGGTCACCCGCCAGGGCGGCATTCTGCCCAGCCCACCCACCTACTGGGTTCTGAACTTCCTCGTGAACTTCTTCCGCCCGATCCCGTTCGTCCTCCTGATCTTCGCCCTGCAACCGCTCGCACGCGCGGTCATCGGGACCGGAATTGGGGATCCGATGGCGATGTTCGCCCTCGCCTTCGCGGCGAGCTTCGGAATCGCACGCCTGGTAGAGCAAAACCTGCTGACCGTCTCTCCGGGCGTTATTGAGGCCGCCCGGGCGATGGGAGCTGGCCCGCTGCGCACGATCCTCACCGTGCTGATTCCGGAGGGCCTCGGCCCGCTCGTGCTCGGCTACACCTTCGCGTTTATCGCGGTGGTTGATATGACCGCGATGGCTGGCATTATTGGTGGTGGTGGCCTCGGCAACTTTGCAATGCAGTATGGCTTCCGCCAGTTCAACCCCTGGGTAACCTGGTCGGCAGTGCTGTTGATTATCGTCATCGTGCAGCTCGTACAGGTACTCGGGAACGCCATCGCCAGAAAACTGCTTCGGAGGTAG